tgcagtgaaATTAGGAAGGGATCAATGGTAGGCTTGGTAACCAAGTATTCAAGCATTTGGGTATCCAATCAGGctcaaaaattgaaatcattaaatcaaaataaaaataaaactcatCTTTTTAAGAATGTGTAAGGAAATTATTTGTATGAAAAATATTGTATGTATAGTGTAAGGAAATAAAACTCAtcgtttcaaatatttttttttggtaaaaatgttaagtaTTATTACCGATTTTTCAGTTTGAGACAGAGTTTACACAGTACATAAGTAGCAGAATTGCATAATTAAATCTAAACAGAAGAATCTAAAGCGATTATAGAAACATAggaaagaacaagagagagggATTAGAACCGGACAACACTGAAGCAAGGATGGATCAGAGAAGAAGGCGTAGACGTAGTGAGAAAACCAGTTGCCGCGAGTTATCGGAGAGAAAGGCACCCTCACACCTTGAAACACACGGTTCATACGGCTTCTGATCGACCCACATGCCACAACCCCCACAAAGAATCACATCTCGAACTCGCTTGCCCACCCAAGAGGAACCAACCGGCAGCACGAGGAGGAAACAACAACCGGCTATGCTGTCGTTCGGAGAAAGAAGATTGAAAATTACTGCCTCCAACCTTCCAACCCGGAACCGTATACACCTATTTAACCAAGCATCCATATAGAGCACCGAAACAGGAAGAGGGCATCCCCTCCAGAGAAGCGCCACCAAAGCACCCCCTATCGTTTCAAATATtcatatttcaaaaacaaacaaacacgtAGATTTCATTTGGCCCCGTGACTAGTTGAAGGTTGACACTTTTAATCGTACTTTTGCAtctttattgtcgtttttactACGGGGACCAATTTTTACGTTTCCGTACGATGGTTTTCGAATCTAAACCCATGTGCTCTAGAACTTACCTCAACAATACTATTTTAACTGTTTGAATCTCTGTTCTAAAAATCAGTTGACTTGTTGAATGGGATTTGATTGATTACTTATGTTTGTTTactgattttgtgattttgtgagtaaatatttaaaacaaatgtaatataatttttcaaacCAACTCAATAGTCCACAGTTTTAACAACAAATAAGCAAAACGAACGGCTATATAACCGATTATTCCAAACCATacaacaaaacattaaaacacacacacacacatagagAAATTCAAACACAAAGATCAATATAAGTTCAACAACTGATCGATCAGATTTTTTTCTCCAAGCAGCACAAGCCGTAGgtttaattaggtgggcaatcGTAACAATTACAAATTGTTCTTGCGCCTTGAGTTTCACATTGGCCGCGGAAATATTCTTCAGTAATGCAAGCATTGTTGCAAACAGTGCTTCCAATCTGTTGACTGCAGATCCCTGGGGGTGATGTGAAGCTTCGTTCTCCCATACATTGAGCTTCTCCTTTCGGTATCCCTGATTAATAatgcacatatatgtatatataaatacatttttaattacATCATGTATTGATAAAagaatttgataaaaacatattttacaaagtttagaaaattaaattattttttttggttcatatattatagtttacatTACCTGTGGAGATCAATAGAAAAATCATCAAAAGAGTAACGATGCACAAACTCTTCGCCATTTtgtctctttctcttttcttactTCTGCTACTTTGAAGTTGACTTGTTTTATTCTTGTCTGCACAAATTTACATGTGAATACTAGGTTCTATTTATACTGAAAATCCTTTTGACTTTTTATTAGGTTTGATGGATAATGATAACGATGAATAGTATTAAATGCTGGCCACTAACTAAAACGTGCACACATTTAAGCCTTCAAGGTGTGTACAACCTTTAGCTGTTAAGCAGTTCCTATTTAAATATCATTTGATTGTCAACTTTGTTTTCGCCTgtctttgttttcttaatatgtgtttgtgtatttaggagtatatatttatttagacCGTCAAAGTGtatacatctatactattaaagcaggattctattgtcataattaccttaccTTGTCATTTCCTTTACTAACTTTGCATATTTCATTAAgagcaattaagtaatattaataacacatctatattgggtcattatttttggatccagcccacatcaaatctctcttgggccatttggacctattaaaaaatcagattcaattctcactttttttttcctttgggccattgagtctaagttcaaataattttttttcaactatttttaattattatttttttatattcttaatataatttaagcattcataaaaataattgaatttttttattgaaaagtataaatctttactaaaaatatatatattttttaattaaaatattaaccacataataaaattaatttatcagagttataccaacttaattcattaaaaaaataaagtttaattttttaaacataaatagtcatttaaaatgaaatacgataaataaagataaattttttaagtcttttataaaataaaacacaaatatatgaaaatgtgacatttactaaatatttgtcaattgaaaaaaaaataaaaataaacccgcgctttgaaagcgcgggtcaaaatctagtaattaattaatgttgATGTTGATAAATAAAGGCCTGCACACAACttattaaaaatcaattttctttAAGCTGTCAAGTGAAACATGCAACCTAATATCTTTTCATTAATATTGGTACAAATCTTGCAAAACTATATCATCTTCACAAACATAAACGTTTGTGCAAAAGGTACTTCATGAATAATTAAGAATACAGAAACCCTAAAAGCGATGTAAGTCTAGCTTGACTAAGATTCATTAGACTCGTCTTGTTTTGCTAAGAAAAATATCTCAGTTGCACCTTTGTTGACATAATATATTTGACAtaaagaaaacatgttttttttttaactttagaaaacatgtattttttgaaCTTTAGAAAACATGTATTTGGTCGATCATACAATAACAAGCACCTTCATGAACCAGTGATCCTTCCATATATTTAGGGGAGGTGCAAATAAagaatttatcaaaattttctaCAACCAGACAAATTCCATGCCACAAAttcgaaataaaaataaataacttggTGAAAAGTCTTGTGTAAATATACATATTTCGAATTAAGGACATAGTCCTCGTAGTATGGTGGTAAGCAATCCTGCATTGGTGGAGCTTTGTTGGAGTTCTTTTCCCTAGAGTTATAGCAGATATGTGAGGTTGCATAGCTGAGGTAGAGATATTCACATTACACATCACACAATAATTAAGATGCATTGGTTTCACCTTTATATCTATACATTATTGACATCTCAGGTTCTTTTTCCTTGGTTGAAAACGTTAATACGAACTAGTACCATTTACGCGTTAAGAAGTGATCACCTACGCACTTAAGATATTGAAAAAAACCTACGTGTTGAGGTTTGAACATGATTATGGTTGGCGCAGTTTCTCGACTGATAAGAAAAGttgcaaagaaaaataaaattcatccCATTGCATTTTTATGTAacagatatttttaaattcgtggttgttattaattacaaaacTTATTTCCACATTCACATGGCCAATTAgcatgtgaaaaaaaaaaagaatttataaatAGAACGAAACTACAGGAAACATATGtaacaaacataaaatacagGGGAATCAGGAGAAGTATAAACAAAAATTTGGGGACtttatgtaataaataaaactataagaCACAtatgtaaataaacaaaacttcagtgaatatatgtaaagaaaaaaaaacactctttTTAGTTTCGCTTCTTTTGCGCCTCCATAGAACTTTTTCTCACTGCGATTCCTCTCCGCGTCTCGAGCCTCCGGAACAGGTGAAAAAATATCGTCGTTTTAGTCTTCTTTCTCTAAAGGGACTTCGAGTATTCGATTTATCCAGATGATTAGCTCTTCTTCGTTAGTCTaataggtttttttttatcgagGAGTTAAAGagttgtttagggttttgaagTTACCGTCTTTGCAGATGGCGAGCAGTATAATCATGTTCGAGGACATCTTCGTCGTTGATAAGCTAGACCCTGATGGCAAAAAGTTCGATAAAGGTACACACTTTCTTTTAACTTCaatcactataaaattgttagtTCATGTCTGTTTAGTTTGGTTCTGTCTTAATATTGAGAGGATGTCTGTTTACTTCTTTTACTTCAATCACTTAGAGAAGTTAAAAATCGTAGTTACTGTAAAAAAAGATCTCAACTTTTTTGTGTCTCCCATCTGTAAGTTTGGTTCTGTCTTAATATTGAGAGGATTTCTCATAAGAAACCTGTACAATGATTGATTGTGTGTGTTTCTCTGTGATTGTGGTTACTCTCCCATCTCTAAGTTTTTGTTCTGTCTTTGAAGTGAGAGGCTTTCTCATAGGAAACCTAATTGATTGATTGTGTCTCTCTCTATGTTTGTGGTTATCTCTCTCATCTCTAAGTTCTGTTATGTCTTTGAAGTGAGAGGCTTTCTCGTTGGAAACGGTACAGTGACTGATTGTGTCTCTTTGTGTCTGGTTGCTCTCCCATCTCTAAGTTTCTGTTCTGTCTTTGAATTGAGAGGCTTTCTCTATGAAAAGAAACGGTACAATGATTGATTGTGTCTCTGTGTGTTTTGTGGTTGCAGTTACGCGTATTGAAGCAACTAGCCACAACTTGGACATGTTTATGCATTTGGATGTTAACACAGAGGTTTATCCGATGGCTGTTGGTGATAAGTTCACACTTGCTATGGCTCCTACTCTTAATCTCGATGGAACCCCTGATACTGGGTATTTTACCCCGGTAATCAAAAGTCTTTTCTGCCTTTTAcacacttttttttaattttctgtgTACATATATACAGACTCTTGTTTGCTTGAATCTTGAAAATATAATCTTCTTCATATCAATATTATTGCAGGGAGCAAAGAAAACGCTTGCTGATAAGTACGAATACGTGATGCACGGGAAGCTTTACAAGATCACTGAGCGTGACGGCCAAACTCCAAAAGCGTAAGAAACCTACAAACTCATAAACTTTCAAAAATCAAATGTTTCCACAAAGAAGTCTaaactgtttttgtttcttcttccacCAGAGAGATGTATGTTTCTTTCGGTGGCCTCCTAATGTTGCTTCGGGGAGATCCAGCTCACATTTCTCACTTTGAACTCGACCAGAGGCTCTTCCTTCTCATGAGGAAGCTCTGAGATTCCCTTGTCTGATCATTTACCAAGATTTATCTTATGTTCAACTTTGCTTTTGATGTTATGCTCACGAAGCAGCTCTTGTCTCTACTGTTTTAACATCTTGGCATAAGTTAACTATtgcaattaaaatattttcgtaactaagctttaaaaaatttcttgctTGATTCCAATAGCTCTCTGGAGAAAACAGACGCAAGCAATGTTATGTTTTGCTCCTTTTCTCACATACTTGTGAACATCTAAGAACTGGAATCCAACACAACTCAAAATTGTTCGGTCAGGTCTGATCAAACCAAGTCGAAACAGGAATGTTTCTTTGTGACCTAGTGAACTTCTTGGGGTTGCTACTCGTGCTTATATCCTGACGCTTTGCTATTTCTCCTAAGTAAGAAAGGCTCGGGAGAAGTATTGTTGTTTATCTCGAGGCCACGATAAGCACGGTTCATGAAGTACTCAGATCCTGATTTTGCAGCGGTTGGTATAGCGAGTTGGTTTGATCTTTGTCTCTCATCGGTCTTCTCCGCATCATCATAGGCCCAAGCATTTTACCATAACCCGAAAATCTAAAGCGaaaccgatccgaaaatacttgatccggaatcgaaccaaaaatttacaagtacctaGTTGCATCTAAAAAATTCCTCTATCCGAAAAAGCCGGAACCAAAAAAAGAACAGATccaaacaaaacattaaaacacaAACATATAGTTAAAATTTCAGGTTAACAAAACTAGTTAAAGATTAAGTTTTGCCATTATTTAATTATTCAGAAATACTATAGCActtattgtttttcttaatttagtTTGGAACAAAAGAGATAAGTTGATGTAAAAATTGcattgaaatatatttattttataacaaatattactatatttaatttgaaaagGAAACAGTATATAGCAAACCAACTTAATActcaacaatttattttttgataagcCAAACCAGTGGCTATTTAACTGATTGTTCCACAAACCATAcaagaaaacattaaaacacaCACCCACATACAGCAATTCAAACACAGAGTGGCAAAGATCAATGAAAGTTCAACTGATAGAACATATTTTCCCCCAAGCAGCACAAGCCCTAGGTTTAAGCTCAGCAACTGTAACAATGACAAACCTCTGTTTTGTCCTGAGTTTCACATTTGCCGTGGTAATATCCTTGAATTCTGCAAGCATTGTTGCACATCATCGTTGTGCACATCCCTGTGGGTACTGTGCTCCTTTGTTCTCCCATGCATTGAGCTTTTCCTTTCGGTATCCCTGATTAAAAATGCACATATaggtatatataaatatatttgtacaTCATGTATTGATcaaaattttttgataaaacatattttgcatagttttgaaaattcaattattttgtttgcttcatatataaaagtttatattaCCTGTGGATATCAATAGAAATATCATCAAAAAAGTAACGATGCACAAGCTTCTCGCCATTTTGTTTCTTACTGTTTCCTTAACTTCTGCTGCTTGAAGTTGACTTGTTTTATTCTTAAGTCTGCACGATATTTACATGAGAATACTACGTTCTATTTATACTGAAATTCCATTGACTCTTTATTAGGTTTGAtggatgatgataatgatgaacATTATTAAATGTGGCCACTATCTGAATCATTTAAGCCTTCAAGATTTGTACAGCCATTAGCTGTTAAGCAgttcatatttaaaattatgattttgtcATCTTTGTTTTCGTGTAGGTGTTTTTAATTCGGAGTATGTATTTGTTTAAACCATCAAAGTGTATAGTAATTATTGTTTGATGTAATATTTGACAAAGGCATGTGCACAACTCactacaaaatcttttttttattgctGTCAAGGGAAACGTGCAACCTTGATCCTAGTATCTCTTCATTAATTGGTACAAATCTAGCAAAACTAAGTTTGTATAATGAAAACTCAAACGTTTGTGCAAAAGGTATTTCATGAATAAACAGAGAGTTTGATTAAGCTTTTATCTTATGTCAACTTTGCTTTTGATGTTATATGCTCACGAAGCAGCTCTTGTTGTACCAAATCATGTTTGTCCGTACTGTTTTTAACATCCTCTTGCACTATTTAACTATTGCAACTGAAATATGCTCTTAGCTCTAAGCTTTAAAAGATTACTTGCTTGAGACCAATAGCTCTCTTGGAGAAAACAGACACAAGCAATGTTATGTTTTACTCCTTTTCTGACagacatacttttttttttttttttttggtaaaatctgACAGACATACTTGAGGCTCTTAAAATTGTTCGGTCAGGCTCTGTCAAATCAAAGATCAAGCAGGAATGTTTCTTTGACCAAGTGAATTTCATGGAGTTGTTTATGCCTTGCCACTTCTCCCAACTAAGAAAGGCTCGGGAAAAGTATTGTAGCTGTTCCAGACCACGATAAGCACGGTTCATGAAGTGCTCAGGTTTGCAGCGGTTGGCGTAGAGAGTTGGTTATGATCTTTGTCTCTCATGGTTTCTTCCTCATCATAGGTCTGAGCATTTTAGTAGGACCCAAAAATTCAAACCGAAACCTACCCAAAAATATCTGATGAAATCGAACCAAAAATTTACAATTACTTAATTGGATCTTTCTTTATCTAGAAAACCggaaccccgaaacccgaacaaaacattaaaaaacaaACTTATAGTTAAATATTCAGATCAACAAAAATAGTTAAAAGTTCAGTTTGGCcattatttaattattcaaaaatactagatatttattgtttttttaaatttagtttggaacaaaagagataaattgatgtaaaaactgcattaaataatgtttattttataacaaatatattactatatttaatttgaaaCGGAAACAGTATATAGCAAACCAACTTAATAGtcaacaattttattattaaataagcCAAACCAATAACTGATTGTTccacaaaacattaaaacacaCACGCACATAGAGAAATTCAAACACAATGTGACAAAGATCAGTGAAAGTTCAACTGATAGAACATATTTTCCCCAAGCAGACAAGCCGTAGGTTTAAGCTGAGCAACTGTAACAATTACAAACTTCTGTTGTGTCCTGAGTTTCACATTTGCCGCGGATAAATTCTCTGTTCACATATAAATTGTTCACATATAAATTCTAACAACGCAAGTAGCGTCGCAAAGAGTCCTGGCAACCTCGTCTGCGCAGGTCCCTATGGGTAGTGTTCTGCTTAGTTCTGCATCGCATTGAGCTTTTCCTTTCGGTATCCCTGATTAGAAATgcacatgtatgtatatataaatatatttgtacaTCATGTATTGataaaatttttttgataaaacatattttgcaaagttttgaaaattgaattattttgttTGCTTCATAgtatattattagtttataattaccTGTGGAGATTAATAGACAGATCATCAAAACAGTTAAGATGCACAAGCTTTCgccattttgtttctttctattTCCTTAACTTTTTGTGCTTGAAGTTGACTTGTTTTATTCTTAAGTCTGCACGATTTTTACATGAGAATACTACGTTCTATTTATACTATGATAATGATGAATATTATTAAATGCTGGCCACTATCTGAATAATTTAAGCCTTCAAGATTTGTACAGCCATTAGCTGTTAAGcagttaataattaaaattatgattttgtcATCTTTGTTTTCGTGTGGGTGCTTTTAATTCATCTGTTTTGTGTGTTTAGGAGTATGTATTTGTTTAAGACATCAAAGTGTATACTAATTAAGGTTTGATGTATATTTGACAGACAAAGGCATGTGCACAACTCActacaaaatcttttttcttATTGCTGACAAGTGAAACGTGCAACCTTGATCCTAGTATCTCTTCATTAATTGGTACAAATCTTGCAAAACTAAGTTTGTATAATGAAAACACAAACGTTTGTTGCAAAAGGTATTTTATGAATAAACCGAGAGTTTGATTAAGCTATTATCTTTGCTTTTGATGTTATATGCTTTACGGAGCAGCTCTTGTTGCACCAAATCATGTTGTCCGTACTGTTTTTAACATCTTCTTGCACAATTTAACTATTGCAATTGAAATATGCTCTTAGCTCTAAGCTTCAAAATATTACTTTGCTTGAGACCAACAGCTCTCTGGAAAAAAAAGACACAAGCAATGTTATGTTTTACTCCTTTTCTGACATACGTAATCAAACAAAATGAATCCAACAAAACTCAAAACTGTTCGGGCACGCTCTTGATCAAATCAAAGATCAAGCAGGAATGTTTCTTCTTGGAGTTGCTACTCGTGCTTGTATCCGGATGCCTTGCCACTTCTCCCAACTAAGAATGGCTCCGGCGTAGTATTGTCGCTGTTTATCTCAAGACCACGGTAAGCACGGTTGAGGAAATACTCGGGTCCTGATTTTGCAGCCGTTTGTTTAGCGAGTTGATTATGATCTTTGCCTCTCAACTGCAGTGCTTTCTCTGCAGCTTGTACCAACGCCATTGTCTCTTCCTCACCATTCTCAGGTTCATCTGCAGCAAAGTAACCAACTATTTTGTCAAACTCATGGAGATCAAAAATGATGTTTTAGCTGACTGGAAGAATGTATTGATAATACACCTACCGTTTGTATTGTGATCTTCTACGTAACCACCCTGAAAGAAAGAGAAGCGTGGCTCCTCCTCTGACCCGTTCTCTGCTTCTGCTTCTGGTTTCGAAGAGTTGATAATCACATCTTGGAAATGCATTAGGTATGCACCTGTCCATTCACTCCCCCTGCAACACAAAGACACTGATTAAGGAACTCCTCtggataaaaatattcaataggTTTCTCTCTGTACCTGCTAAAAGCAAGATTGGCTTCAAATGGAGTGATGACAGGTGCCATGAACTCTTTGCTATCTAAAAGAGCGGTTTGGGCGCATGAGATGTAGATGAAAACATCACactaagacaaaaaaaaaaacagaccaCAAAAAGACAATTACTCATTTgaccaatgttcaagaaatcgctGGGTGCTAGTTAGGTGTTTTATATAggactaggataagacccgcgccttgcgcgggattaagttattatttttattatattttggagaatgaaacaatagtttggcttcatttggattacgggtgttcaatccgaATATCgagttggtttcggttcggttcggtttttttcggtatatggttagtaaaatataactactattctaaatccatatttactttgactttagtctttcacatacttttgaaagatttcaactggacgactaaattgatcagccaatcttattgctttaaatcattagtgtttatatatatatatatatatatatatatatatatatatatatatatatatatatatatattatttagtttgaatatttattaaataaaaattcatatgcgttatattttatgatcatttgtaacttattataacaaaaaaataatctattgatcacaaaattttcagagtgggaatattcaaatttctaataatatatagacgttttcaaaaattcaaatataacatataagaaaaaatataaatgtttttattatatatttaatgtgatttttttaatatctttcaataatataaaattttaaaaaagaactaagataccaaaagtgttatcaaatatttattattcataataatttcgtagcttctaattaaggaaagtgcaaaaaaaattttggtagattatttatcaattcgatagttagtttaataaaaaatataatgtaagtcaagatggaccaacctatttttctaagaatagtatattttatatagtcatttattaaatgagaatttataatcatacagttctatgatcattcatatcattttataactgaatatttaaatcgtcgataacaaaaattttaatataaaatctttaataagtttataatttataaatgtttttgaaaattcattgaaagttttaatattaaaatatttatgtaatcttatggtatatagtataatctatatatatatatataaatatatatgttttattattaaatgatattttttactcatatggttttaaaataatgtgtagcttcttataatattaaataaaagttcatattaatacaattttatgatcatttgtaacttattatgacaaaaaaaataatctattgatcacaaaattttcagagtggggatcttcaaatttctaataatttatagacgttttgaaaaattcaaaatataacaaataagaaaaaatataaatgcttttattatatatttaatgtgatttttaaatatattttaataatataaaattaaaaaaagaactaagatacaaaaattgctatcaaatatttattattcattata
The nucleotide sequence above comes from Brassica napus cultivar Da-Ae chromosome A9, Da-Ae, whole genome shotgun sequence. Encoded proteins:
- the LOC106368445 gene encoding DNA-directed RNA polymerases II, IV and V subunit 8B — translated: MASSIIMFEDIFVVDKLDPDGKKFDKVTRIEATSHNLDMFMHLDVNTEVYPMAVGDKFTLAMAPTLNLDGTPDTGYFTPGAKKTLADKYEYVMHGKLYKITERDGQTPKAEMYVSFGGLLMLLRGDPAHISHFELDQRLFLLMRKL